CTCGCCTCCCGTTCGATGATCATCTTTTGAGGTTATCGTTCTTTCACAAGGGAATATACGCGATTAAACCAAACAACATGAAGTCATCCGTATTGCTCAGCATTGGAAAATGCTTTGGATTTTCTGAAAACGACACGGAGCTTAAGTACAATTGGCATGAAACATTGCAAAAGAGCACATTAAAAAAGGGAGCGGGCTACGCTTTGCAGAGAGACACTACTGGACTTGTTGCTCATGCACTCAAAAAACACTCTTGCCAAGCGCTTCACACGTTGGGTCACATTGGATTTTTGCAAGGTTTGCCATCTCCCATACTTTTTGATATAATAGAGACGGGTAGAGTGAAGATTGGATTTCCTACAGCTTTGGAGATGCATGTTTTGTCGATTCCCGACTCTGTTTTGGATCCATGCATGTATGGAGATGTTGGTAAAGGACTTGTGTATTCTTTGCCGgtacttttgcagaatTTGTCTCTTTTGGGTTCGATTTTAAAGATTGGCACGAGTAGCAGTgggaagaaaaggaagcCTACGAGAGGTATGGCGGAATCCGAGACTAGTGAGATGTAGTGATTTATGCGATGCTGCATGTATGTCAACgttttaattttttaaTTAGATACCCAATTTCGTTGTTTGTGCTACTTTGTAGTTTTTGTTTGACTGGATCGAATATCCATTGTGTGATTTTGGGCACTTGTTCCTTGTcttttctttctttttccTGTTCCTGCACCGTTGTGAACGGGTTTGAGTACACAATTGTCTTTATGATTTTTGGTGGATTTTTTGGTCGTTCGTCATCATCGACTTTCATTTCCGACCATTTTTTCAACAATTCCAATCCACCTACGGTTTTACCAAAGACAGTGTGTTTATGATCTAAATGTTCACATGTATTGAACGTTATAAAGAATTGCGATCCGTTTGTATGTTTACCCTTGTTTGCCATGGATAAGACTCCTACGCCAACATGGTATAGTGTATTATCAAATTCGTCCTTAAAATATTTGGGGACCTGTTCATCGAGGTTGTCACGTTTTGCTCTTGTGTAAAAGGCACTTTCTCCCCCTCGACCTGTGCCTGTGGGATCTCCTCCCTGAATCATAAAGTTTGGTACACATCGATGGAATATGGTATCATTATAATACCCATCTTCACAGTGTTGCAAGAAATTGTCGCATGTTAGTGGGACTCTATCAGTGTGCAGTACCAAGTTTAAATCACCGTCGCTTGTGACCAGCTTGACGTATGCCTTGAGTTTCTGCTTCTTCACAAGGGCGTAAAGGGGTTCCCTAACCTCGAAAACAGTTTGGTTGCGATATTCAGATGTGTATGCTGTGTTTATTGCGGTTGAAGTGAAGCTAGTGGAGAGATTCCCCGTTGTGAATAGACTATGCTTCGGTTTATCAGCAACAGGTTTGGGATCCTTCTCCACTCCCTTCGCCTCCAGAGTATCAAATTGACCAACTATTGTATTGTACATGCTATTTCCGCGTATAACTTGTTTTGGCGcttctttatcatcagatgAGAACATGGAGAGGTGCTTAAAGAGAGATATAGTCCGTAGTTCCAGCTTGTGAGGACTTTGCAGCGTTATGATATCGCTATTCTTGAACGGTATACCTGAGAATACGCTGAGTGGACACAAGTAAACGAACCTGTGAGTGGATCATGCATCAGTCC
This region of Theileria equi strain WA chromosome 1, complete sequence genomic DNA includes:
- a CDS encoding peptidyl-prolyl cis-trans isomerase, putative (encoded by transcript BEWA_023840A), coding for MGGSKHRHSKDKLYILPSELALTQGPKVNNRPAELLPLNCCFLTLLPFKNPVCTVEGHIFDHDKIKEYVTLKGTNPVTGEPLTLNDLFSLTFSTNDKDEFQCPLSFKRFTSSSYVVTVKQSGHVYGYSTLKEVAKKESDGLMHDPLTGIPFKNSDIITLQSPHKLELRTISLFKHLSMFSSDDKEAPKQVIRGNSMYNTIVGQFDTLEAKGVEKDPKPVADKPKHSLFTTGNLSTSFTSTAINTAYTSEYRNQTVFEVREPLYALVKKQKLKAYVKLVTSDGDLNLVLHTDRVPLTCDNFLQHCEDGYYNDTIFHRCVPNFMIQGGDPTGTGRGGESAFYTRAKRDNLDEQVPKYFKDEFDNTLYHVGVGVLSMANKGKHTNGSQFFITFNTCEHLDHKHTVFGKTVGGLELLKKWSEMKVDDDERPKNPPKIIKTIVYSNPFTTVQEQEKERKDKEQVPKITQWIFDPVKQKLQSSTNNEIGYLIKKLKR